A region from the Phaenicophaeus curvirostris isolate KB17595 chromosome 3, BPBGC_Pcur_1.0, whole genome shotgun sequence genome encodes:
- the PTDSS1 gene encoding phosphatidylserine synthase 1 isoform X3 yields the protein MASCVGSRTLSKDDVNYRLHFRMINEQQVEDITLEFFYRPHTITLLSFTILSLMAFAFTRDDSVPEDNIWRGILSVIFFFLIISVLAFPNGPFTRPHPAIWRMVFGLSVLYFLFLVFVLFLNFEQVKAVMYWLDPNLRYATREADIMEYAVNCHVITWERILSHFDIFAFGHFWGWAMKALLIRSYGLCWTISITWELTELFFMHLLPNFAECWWDQVILDILLCNGGGIWLGMVVCRFLEMRTYHWASFKDIHTTTGKIKRAVLQFTPASWTYVRWFDPKSSFQRVAGVYLFMIIWQLTELNTFFLKHIFVFQASHPLSWGRILFIGIITAPTVRQYYAYLTDTQCKRVGTQCWVFGPLRLSCVYMVWFGTQNTTATEKRLCQKVKTAHTVQMLLGFILSSVKQVLRIVHQNLQSIVKAIHLEGGIGTPNQK from the exons ATGGCTTCGTGCGTGGGGAGCCGGACCCTGAGCAAGGACGACGTGAACTACCGCCTGCACTTCCGCATGATCAACGAGCAGCAGGTGGAGGACATCACGCTGGAGTTCTTCTACCGCCCGCACACCATCACCCTCCTCAGCTTCACCATCCTCAGCCTCATGGCCTTCGCCTTCACCAG GGATGATTCTGTCCCAGAGGATAATATTTGGAGGGGTATCCTCtctgtgattttcttctttctaatcATCAGTGTTCTAGCTTTTCCTAATG GACCCTTTACACGTCCTCACCCTGCAATATGGAGAATGGTTTTTG GTCTCAGTGTGCTCTATTTTCTGTTCCTGGTGTTCGTGCTCTTCCTTAACTTTGAGCAGGTAAAAGCAGTGATGTACTGGCTGGATCCTAATCTTCGATATGCCACAAGGGAAGCAGATATTATG GAGTATGCTGTGAACTGCCATGTTATCACCTGGGAGAGAATCCTCAGCCACTTTGATATATTTGCTTTTGGGCATTTCTGGGGCTGGGCTATGAAAGCTCTGCTGATCCGCAGTTATGGGCTGTGCTGGACTATTAGCATCACCTGGGAGCTTACTGAG CTCTTCTTCATGCACCTTCTGCCTAATTTTGCTGAATGCTGGTGGGATCAAGTCATTTTGGACATCCTGCTTTGTAACGGGGGTGGCATCTGGTTGGGCATGGTAGTTTGTCGTTTCTTGGAGATGAGGACCTATCACTGGGCAAGCTTCAA GGATATTCACACGACCACAGGGAAAATCAAAAGAGCAGTATTACAGTTCACCCCAGCCAGCTGGACCTATGTCCGCTGGTTTGACCCAAAGTCTTCATTTCAAAGAGTGGCTGGAGTCTACCTTTTCATGATCATTTGGCAG ctAACTGAGTTGAACACTTTCTTTTTGAAACATATCTTTGTGTTCCAAGCAAGCCACCCTTTAAGTTGGGGGAGAATTCTCTTCATAGGAATCATAACAGCACCCACTGTAAG ACAATACTATGCGTACCTCACAGATACGCAGTGCAAGAGGGTAGGAACTCAATGCTGGGTGTTCGG GCCTTTACGACTTTCCTGTGTTTATATGGTATGGTTTGGTACGCAGAATACTACGGCCACCGAGAAAAG ACTTTGTCAGAAAGTGAAGACAGCCCATACAGTCCAGATGCTTCTTGGCTTCATTCTAAGTTCAGTAAAG caGGTTCTGAGAATAGTCCACCAAAACCTTCAGTCAATAGTGAAAGCCATTCATCTAGAAGGAGGAATCGGCACTCCAAATCAAAAGTAG
- the PTDSS1 gene encoding phosphatidylserine synthase 1 isoform X4 has product MASCVGSRTLSKDDVNYRLHFRMINEQQVEDITLEFFYRPHTITLLSFTILSLMAFAFTRDDSVPEDNIWRGILSVIFFFLIISVLAFPNGPFTRPHPAIWRMVFGLSVLYFLFLVFVLFLNFEQVKAVMYWLDPNLRYATREADIMEYAVNCHVITWERILSHFDIFAFGHFWGWAMKALLIRSYGLCWTISITWELTELFFMHLLPNFAECWWDQVILDILLCNGGGIWLGMVVCRFLEMRTYHWASFKDIHTTTGKIKRAVLQFTPASWTYVRWFDPKSSFQRVAGVYLFMIIWQLTELNTFFLKHIFVFQASHPLSWGRILFIGIITAPTVRQYYAYLTDTQCKRVGTQCWVFGPLRLSCVYMVWFGTQNTTATEKRLCQKVKTAHTVQMLLGFILSSVKVLRIVHQNLQSIVKAIHLEGGIGTPNQK; this is encoded by the exons ATGGCTTCGTGCGTGGGGAGCCGGACCCTGAGCAAGGACGACGTGAACTACCGCCTGCACTTCCGCATGATCAACGAGCAGCAGGTGGAGGACATCACGCTGGAGTTCTTCTACCGCCCGCACACCATCACCCTCCTCAGCTTCACCATCCTCAGCCTCATGGCCTTCGCCTTCACCAG GGATGATTCTGTCCCAGAGGATAATATTTGGAGGGGTATCCTCtctgtgattttcttctttctaatcATCAGTGTTCTAGCTTTTCCTAATG GACCCTTTACACGTCCTCACCCTGCAATATGGAGAATGGTTTTTG GTCTCAGTGTGCTCTATTTTCTGTTCCTGGTGTTCGTGCTCTTCCTTAACTTTGAGCAGGTAAAAGCAGTGATGTACTGGCTGGATCCTAATCTTCGATATGCCACAAGGGAAGCAGATATTATG GAGTATGCTGTGAACTGCCATGTTATCACCTGGGAGAGAATCCTCAGCCACTTTGATATATTTGCTTTTGGGCATTTCTGGGGCTGGGCTATGAAAGCTCTGCTGATCCGCAGTTATGGGCTGTGCTGGACTATTAGCATCACCTGGGAGCTTACTGAG CTCTTCTTCATGCACCTTCTGCCTAATTTTGCTGAATGCTGGTGGGATCAAGTCATTTTGGACATCCTGCTTTGTAACGGGGGTGGCATCTGGTTGGGCATGGTAGTTTGTCGTTTCTTGGAGATGAGGACCTATCACTGGGCAAGCTTCAA GGATATTCACACGACCACAGGGAAAATCAAAAGAGCAGTATTACAGTTCACCCCAGCCAGCTGGACCTATGTCCGCTGGTTTGACCCAAAGTCTTCATTTCAAAGAGTGGCTGGAGTCTACCTTTTCATGATCATTTGGCAG ctAACTGAGTTGAACACTTTCTTTTTGAAACATATCTTTGTGTTCCAAGCAAGCCACCCTTTAAGTTGGGGGAGAATTCTCTTCATAGGAATCATAACAGCACCCACTGTAAG ACAATACTATGCGTACCTCACAGATACGCAGTGCAAGAGGGTAGGAACTCAATGCTGGGTGTTCGG GCCTTTACGACTTTCCTGTGTTTATATGGTATGGTTTGGTACGCAGAATACTACGGCCACCGAGAAAAG ACTTTGTCAGAAAGTGAAGACAGCCCATACAGTCCAGATGCTTCTTGGCTTCATTCTAAGTTCAGTAAAG GTTCTGAGAATAGTCCACCAAAACCTTCAGTCAATAGTGAAAGCCATTCATCTAGAAGGAGGAATCGGCACTCCAAATCAAAAGTAG
- the PTDSS1 gene encoding phosphatidylserine synthase 1 isoform X1, with the protein MASCVGSRTLSKDDVNYRLHFRMINEQQVEDITLEFFYRPHTITLLSFTILSLMAFAFTRDDSVPEDNIWRGILSVIFFFLIISVLAFPNGPFTRPHPAIWRMVFGLSVLYFLFLVFVLFLNFEQVKAVMYWLDPNLRYATREADIMEYAVNCHVITWERILSHFDIFAFGHFWGWAMKALLIRSYGLCWTISITWELTELFFMHLLPNFAECWWDQVILDILLCNGGGIWLGMVVCRFLEMRTYHWASFKDIHTTTGKIKRAVLQFTPASWTYVRWFDPKSSFQRVAGVYLFMIIWQLTELNTFFLKHIFVFQASHPLSWGRILFIGIITAPTVRQYYAYLTDTQCKRVGTQCWVFGVIAFLEAIVCIKFGQDLFSKTQILYVVFWLLCVAFTTFLCLYGMVWYAEYYGHREKTLSESEDSPYSPDASWLHSKFSKAGSENSPPKPSVNSESHSSRRRNRHSKSKVANGIGKK; encoded by the exons ATGGCTTCGTGCGTGGGGAGCCGGACCCTGAGCAAGGACGACGTGAACTACCGCCTGCACTTCCGCATGATCAACGAGCAGCAGGTGGAGGACATCACGCTGGAGTTCTTCTACCGCCCGCACACCATCACCCTCCTCAGCTTCACCATCCTCAGCCTCATGGCCTTCGCCTTCACCAG GGATGATTCTGTCCCAGAGGATAATATTTGGAGGGGTATCCTCtctgtgattttcttctttctaatcATCAGTGTTCTAGCTTTTCCTAATG GACCCTTTACACGTCCTCACCCTGCAATATGGAGAATGGTTTTTG GTCTCAGTGTGCTCTATTTTCTGTTCCTGGTGTTCGTGCTCTTCCTTAACTTTGAGCAGGTAAAAGCAGTGATGTACTGGCTGGATCCTAATCTTCGATATGCCACAAGGGAAGCAGATATTATG GAGTATGCTGTGAACTGCCATGTTATCACCTGGGAGAGAATCCTCAGCCACTTTGATATATTTGCTTTTGGGCATTTCTGGGGCTGGGCTATGAAAGCTCTGCTGATCCGCAGTTATGGGCTGTGCTGGACTATTAGCATCACCTGGGAGCTTACTGAG CTCTTCTTCATGCACCTTCTGCCTAATTTTGCTGAATGCTGGTGGGATCAAGTCATTTTGGACATCCTGCTTTGTAACGGGGGTGGCATCTGGTTGGGCATGGTAGTTTGTCGTTTCTTGGAGATGAGGACCTATCACTGGGCAAGCTTCAA GGATATTCACACGACCACAGGGAAAATCAAAAGAGCAGTATTACAGTTCACCCCAGCCAGCTGGACCTATGTCCGCTGGTTTGACCCAAAGTCTTCATTTCAAAGAGTGGCTGGAGTCTACCTTTTCATGATCATTTGGCAG ctAACTGAGTTGAACACTTTCTTTTTGAAACATATCTTTGTGTTCCAAGCAAGCCACCCTTTAAGTTGGGGGAGAATTCTCTTCATAGGAATCATAACAGCACCCACTGTAAG ACAATACTATGCGTACCTCACAGATACGCAGTGCAAGAGGGTAGGAACTCAATGCTGGGTGTTCGG GGTTATTGCTTTCCTTGAAGCTATTGTGTGCATAAAGTTTGGACAGgatcttttttccaaaacacaaaTACTGTATGTTGTATTTTGGCTTCTCTGTGTG GCCTTTACGACTTTCCTGTGTTTATATGGTATGGTTTGGTACGCAGAATACTACGGCCACCGAGAAAAG ACTTTGTCAGAAAGTGAAGACAGCCCATACAGTCCAGATGCTTCTTGGCTTCATTCTAAGTTCAGTAAAG caGGTTCTGAGAATAGTCCACCAAAACCTTCAGTCAATAGTGAAAGCCATTCATCTAGAAGGAGGAATCGGCACTCCAAATCAAAAGTAGCGAATGGAATCGGCAAGAAATAA
- the PTDSS1 gene encoding phosphatidylserine synthase 1 isoform X2 — translation MASCVGSRTLSKDDVNYRLHFRMINEQQVEDITLEFFYRPHTITLLSFTILSLMAFAFTRDDSVPEDNIWRGILSVIFFFLIISVLAFPNGPFTRPHPAIWRMVFGLSVLYFLFLVFVLFLNFEQVKAVMYWLDPNLRYATREADIMEYAVNCHVITWERILSHFDIFAFGHFWGWAMKALLIRSYGLCWTISITWELTELFFMHLLPNFAECWWDQVILDILLCNGGGIWLGMVVCRFLEMRTYHWASFKDIHTTTGKIKRAVLQFTPASWTYVRWFDPKSSFQRVAGVYLFMIIWQLTELNTFFLKHIFVFQASHPLSWGRILFIGIITAPTVRQYYAYLTDTQCKRVGTQCWVFGVIAFLEAIVCIKFGQDLFSKTQILYVVFWLLCVAFTTFLCLYGMVWYAEYYGHREKTLSESEDSPYSPDASWLHSKFSKGSENSPPKPSVNSESHSSRRRNRHSKSKVANGIGKK, via the exons ATGGCTTCGTGCGTGGGGAGCCGGACCCTGAGCAAGGACGACGTGAACTACCGCCTGCACTTCCGCATGATCAACGAGCAGCAGGTGGAGGACATCACGCTGGAGTTCTTCTACCGCCCGCACACCATCACCCTCCTCAGCTTCACCATCCTCAGCCTCATGGCCTTCGCCTTCACCAG GGATGATTCTGTCCCAGAGGATAATATTTGGAGGGGTATCCTCtctgtgattttcttctttctaatcATCAGTGTTCTAGCTTTTCCTAATG GACCCTTTACACGTCCTCACCCTGCAATATGGAGAATGGTTTTTG GTCTCAGTGTGCTCTATTTTCTGTTCCTGGTGTTCGTGCTCTTCCTTAACTTTGAGCAGGTAAAAGCAGTGATGTACTGGCTGGATCCTAATCTTCGATATGCCACAAGGGAAGCAGATATTATG GAGTATGCTGTGAACTGCCATGTTATCACCTGGGAGAGAATCCTCAGCCACTTTGATATATTTGCTTTTGGGCATTTCTGGGGCTGGGCTATGAAAGCTCTGCTGATCCGCAGTTATGGGCTGTGCTGGACTATTAGCATCACCTGGGAGCTTACTGAG CTCTTCTTCATGCACCTTCTGCCTAATTTTGCTGAATGCTGGTGGGATCAAGTCATTTTGGACATCCTGCTTTGTAACGGGGGTGGCATCTGGTTGGGCATGGTAGTTTGTCGTTTCTTGGAGATGAGGACCTATCACTGGGCAAGCTTCAA GGATATTCACACGACCACAGGGAAAATCAAAAGAGCAGTATTACAGTTCACCCCAGCCAGCTGGACCTATGTCCGCTGGTTTGACCCAAAGTCTTCATTTCAAAGAGTGGCTGGAGTCTACCTTTTCATGATCATTTGGCAG ctAACTGAGTTGAACACTTTCTTTTTGAAACATATCTTTGTGTTCCAAGCAAGCCACCCTTTAAGTTGGGGGAGAATTCTCTTCATAGGAATCATAACAGCACCCACTGTAAG ACAATACTATGCGTACCTCACAGATACGCAGTGCAAGAGGGTAGGAACTCAATGCTGGGTGTTCGG GGTTATTGCTTTCCTTGAAGCTATTGTGTGCATAAAGTTTGGACAGgatcttttttccaaaacacaaaTACTGTATGTTGTATTTTGGCTTCTCTGTGTG GCCTTTACGACTTTCCTGTGTTTATATGGTATGGTTTGGTACGCAGAATACTACGGCCACCGAGAAAAG ACTTTGTCAGAAAGTGAAGACAGCCCATACAGTCCAGATGCTTCTTGGCTTCATTCTAAGTTCAGTAAAG GTTCTGAGAATAGTCCACCAAAACCTTCAGTCAATAGTGAAAGCCATTCATCTAGAAGGAGGAATCGGCACTCCAAATCAAAAGTAGCGAATGGAATCGGCAAGAAATAA